One Azospirillum sp. B510 genomic window carries:
- a CDS encoding SPOR domain-containing protein, whose amino-acid sequence MTGRPLFRIQPARMTGKRRSIVTLQPPPRRVPSLTTPTSKDEMKANGSSPETPPPENEDIAKLLRALNEDLRADPQDDDAEYEEEEPARSGLPLGKIALALLAAGGIAVAVVYFGSGDSAPVTTASNGAANSAAPMVPAPAITRAPSASAPANQAATPAPATGSLPAPVTTSPATTSGTAASQPVQTSPSTAPPAPPPPVAAVPPSPPPVLKMPEPPAVPATAPAAAPKPRVTAQPESGASAGAAVQKPEAPKAEAAKPEQPTTGTAADTGSLQAMLAPPKDAARETAKRPPATTPPAASGTGESKPAAKAATSTPAPAPSAPAPAGRYTVQVGSFSVTANADSLLQRLQGNGFQAYTVDWTDGSNRSWRAVRVGGFTDAAAAKREAEQLKSKMGLSPVVVTTR is encoded by the coding sequence GTGACCGGAAGGCCCCTTTTCCGCATCCAGCCGGCCCGCATGACGGGCAAGCGCAGGTCGATCGTGACGCTCCAGCCACCGCCCCGGCGGGTCCCCTCCCTGACGACACCGACATCCAAGGACGAGATGAAGGCCAACGGCTCATCCCCCGAGACTCCGCCGCCGGAGAACGAGGACATCGCCAAGCTGCTTCGCGCCTTGAACGAGGATCTGCGGGCGGACCCGCAGGATGACGACGCGGAGTATGAGGAGGAGGAGCCGGCGAGAAGCGGCCTGCCGCTTGGCAAGATCGCGCTCGCCCTGCTGGCCGCCGGCGGCATCGCCGTCGCCGTGGTGTATTTCGGATCGGGTGACTCCGCCCCGGTGACCACCGCCTCCAACGGCGCCGCCAACAGCGCGGCACCGATGGTGCCGGCGCCGGCCATCACCCGCGCCCCCTCCGCTTCGGCGCCCGCCAATCAGGCGGCGACCCCGGCTCCCGCCACCGGGAGCCTGCCGGCGCCGGTCACCACGTCGCCGGCCACCACCTCCGGGACCGCCGCGTCACAGCCGGTTCAAACCTCACCGTCCACGGCCCCCCCGGCGCCGCCGCCTCCGGTCGCCGCCGTGCCGCCAAGCCCGCCGCCGGTCCTGAAGATGCCGGAACCGCCGGCCGTGCCGGCAACCGCCCCCGCCGCGGCACCCAAGCCGCGCGTCACCGCCCAGCCCGAAAGCGGCGCTTCCGCCGGAGCGGCCGTTCAGAAGCCGGAGGCCCCCAAGGCCGAAGCCGCCAAGCCGGAACAGCCGACAACGGGCACGGCGGCGGACACCGGATCGCTGCAAGCGATGCTGGCCCCGCCCAAGGACGCCGCCCGGGAGACCGCCAAACGCCCGCCCGCCACGACACCCCCGGCCGCCTCCGGCACCGGCGAGTCGAAGCCCGCCGCGAAGGCCGCCACTTCGACGCCGGCCCCGGCGCCGTCGGCCCCGGCGCCGGCCGGACGCTATACCGTGCAGGTCGGCAGCTTCTCGGTGACGGCGAACGCCGATTCGCTGCTGCAACGGTTGCAGGGCAACGGTTTCCAGGCCTACACGGTGGATTGGACGGACGGTTCCAACCGGTCCTGGCGCGCCGTGCGCGTCGGCGGTTTCACCGATGCGGCCGCGGCCAAGCGCGAAGCGGAGCAATTGAAATCCAAGATGGGTCTCAGCCCCGTCGTCGTGACCACGCGCTGA
- a CDS encoding response regulator transcription factor — protein MKPTILVVDDEPSIVLSLQVLMQRAGFDVRIARDGDEALRSVETFTPDLILLDAMMPKRDGFDVCQTLRTNPAWKTLPIIMLTARSRDVERQKGLALGATDYITKPFSTRDLLATVRRHLGLTAAAGIAEPAAS, from the coding sequence ATGAAGCCGACCATCCTGGTTGTCGACGACGAGCCCAGCATCGTCCTGTCGCTTCAGGTCCTCATGCAGCGCGCCGGCTTCGACGTGCGCATCGCCCGCGACGGGGACGAGGCGCTGCGCTCGGTGGAGACATTCACGCCCGACCTGATCCTGCTGGACGCGATGATGCCGAAGCGCGACGGCTTCGACGTCTGCCAGACGCTGCGGACCAACCCGGCCTGGAAGACGCTGCCGATCATCATGCTGACGGCCCGCAGCCGCGACGTCGAACGGCAGAAGGGGCTGGCGCTGGGGGCCACCGACTACATCACCAAGCCCTTCTCGACCCGCGACCTGCTGGCGACCGTCCGCCGCCATCTGGGCCTGACGGCTGCGGCCGGCATCGCCGAGCCGGCCGCGTCATGA
- a CDS encoding 3'-5' exonuclease gives MALAVGLAVAVRGSDASDPLLTYAVLMTTACAAAVWGLWLAVDRYLLRAAETLSREAGLIAHGNAEGAVGGRVPLSRYGDLQPIARAVNELSDKLAQVRRDIARTVAESTARAEEQKTRLAAVLRDLHEGVLVCNTRHQILLYNQTALDILHLTGELGLGRSLLHFVVAEPVAHTLERLSLRVREGRHLNHEHGTTAQFVGATTDGRILLEGRMSAILQDPDPASDEPPTITGYVLTLSDATSELAALGQRDALLREATEGFRAPIANLRAAVETLYDAPDLGPADRAAFEYAMMESCDSLSRRLERVTAAYRDVVTGSWPMSDIHSSNLITLVAHRVGAMSTATVTLTGLPHWLHGDSHSLVLLFAFLVGRVQRLTGATVFDLAAAGPQDGDRWVYLDLVWTGPPVSSATLDGWLDQALPDGLGGLSAGDVLQHHRSTAWSEALPTDQHQAQSEGDQPQGAGRARLRVPLPPAQSPRTAQPRARTGARPEFFDFGLLHQPLATSGLGGTPLDRLHYVVFDTETTGLSPSAGDEIVQIAAVRIVGGRILTGETFNMLVDPKRPIPPESIPFHGITDAMVAGKPTIDTVLPQFRSFVSGAVLVAHNAAFDLKFLKMKERAAGVTFDCPVLDTMLLSRMLLGNDGDHTLDGIAQRLGIAVVDRHTALGDSLVTAAVFLRMIEMLRDQGVRTLDDAIRGANILVELAARERAF, from the coding sequence GTGGCTCTGGCGGTCGGGCTGGCGGTGGCGGTGCGCGGGTCGGACGCCTCGGATCCGCTGCTGACTTATGCCGTGCTGATGACCACGGCCTGCGCCGCCGCGGTGTGGGGGCTGTGGCTGGCGGTCGACCGTTACCTGCTGCGCGCCGCCGAAACGCTCAGCCGCGAGGCCGGGCTGATCGCCCATGGCAATGCCGAGGGCGCCGTCGGCGGCCGGGTGCCGCTGTCGCGCTATGGCGACCTTCAGCCGATCGCGCGGGCGGTGAACGAACTGTCGGACAAGCTGGCCCAGGTCCGCCGCGACATCGCCCGCACCGTCGCCGAGTCCACCGCCAGGGCGGAGGAGCAGAAGACCCGGCTCGCCGCCGTGCTGCGCGACCTGCATGAGGGCGTTCTGGTCTGCAACACCCGGCATCAGATCCTTCTCTACAACCAGACCGCCCTCGACATCCTGCATCTGACCGGCGAGCTGGGGCTCGGCCGCTCGCTTCTGCATTTCGTGGTGGCGGAGCCGGTGGCCCACACGCTGGAACGGCTTTCCCTGCGCGTCCGCGAGGGACGGCACCTCAACCATGAACACGGCACCACCGCCCAGTTCGTCGGCGCCACCACCGACGGCCGCATCCTGCTGGAAGGCCGGATGAGCGCCATCCTCCAGGATCCCGACCCGGCGTCGGACGAGCCGCCGACCATCACCGGATATGTGCTGACCCTGTCCGACGCCACCAGCGAACTGGCGGCGCTCGGCCAGCGCGACGCCCTGCTGCGCGAGGCGACGGAGGGATTCCGCGCGCCCATCGCCAATTTGCGGGCGGCGGTGGAAACGCTGTATGACGCCCCCGACCTCGGCCCCGCCGACCGCGCCGCCTTCGAATATGCCATGATGGAATCCTGCGACAGCCTGTCGCGGCGGCTTGAGCGGGTGACCGCCGCCTACCGCGATGTCGTCACCGGCAGCTGGCCGATGAGCGACATCCATTCGAGCAACCTCATCACCCTGGTCGCCCATCGCGTCGGGGCGATGTCCACCGCCACGGTGACGCTGACCGGCCTGCCGCACTGGCTGCATGGCGACAGCCACAGCCTGGTCCTGCTGTTCGCCTTTCTGGTCGGGCGGGTGCAAAGGCTGACCGGCGCCACCGTCTTCGATCTGGCCGCCGCCGGCCCGCAGGACGGCGACCGCTGGGTTTATCTCGACCTCGTCTGGACCGGCCCGCCGGTGTCCAGCGCCACGCTGGACGGCTGGCTGGACCAGGCTCTGCCCGACGGGTTGGGCGGTCTCAGCGCCGGCGACGTGCTGCAACATCACCGCAGCACGGCCTGGAGCGAAGCGCTGCCCACGGATCAGCATCAGGCTCAGTCAGAAGGGGATCAGCCGCAAGGCGCCGGCCGCGCCCGGCTGCGCGTGCCGTTGCCGCCGGCCCAGTCGCCACGCACCGCCCAGCCCCGCGCCCGGACCGGAGCCCGGCCGGAATTCTTCGATTTCGGACTGCTGCACCAACCGCTGGCGACCAGCGGGCTGGGCGGAACGCCGTTGGACCGGCTGCATTACGTGGTGTTCGATACGGAAACCACCGGCCTCTCGCCCAGCGCCGGCGACGAGATCGTCCAGATCGCCGCGGTCCGCATCGTCGGCGGACGCATCCTGACCGGCGAGACCTTCAACATGCTGGTCGATCCCAAACGGCCGATCCCGCCGGAGTCGATCCCCTTCCACGGCATCACCGACGCCATGGTCGCGGGCAAGCCGACCATCGACACCGTGCTGCCCCAGTTCCGCAGCTTCGTCTCCGGCGCGGTGCTGGTGGCGCATAACGCCGCCTTCGACCTGAAATTCCTGAAGATGAAGGAACGGGCGGCGGGAGTGACCTTCGACTGCCCGGTGCTCGACACCATGCTGCTGTCGCGCATGCTGCTGGGCAATGACGGCGACCACACGCTGGACGGCATCGCCCAGCGGCTGGGCATCGCGGTGGTCGACCGCCACACCGCGCTGGGCGACAGTCTGGTCACCGCCGCCGTGTTCCTGAGGATGATCGAGATGCTGCGCGACCAGGGCGTCAGAACGTTGGACGACGCCATCCGCGGCGCCAACATCCTGGTCGAACTCGCCGCTAGGGAACGCGCCTTTTGA
- a CDS encoding sensor histidine kinase: MSAPRHGPGQKPDQRALERRVAELERANATLRADNERLTERDRLKDEILPTVAHELRAPLTSIRALGEVLHDDPGLAPDRRQELLAVIIKESERLTRLVNQLLDRARLDGVEIEAGASDRRIAIIDVGPALAEAAAATAPLFLERDIALSVDSPATLPPVRGDVDRVVQVIVNLLSNAAKFTPVGGRVRLEAQRDGGVLRVRVTDSGPGVAAEERELVFQRFHRSATAVAGDSDGTGLGLAISRRIVERLGGRIGVEDASTAGPPESGHGASFWFTLPLAEAGAGAMPPERDD, translated from the coding sequence TTGAGCGCCCCCCGGCATGGTCCGGGACAAAAGCCGGACCAACGCGCGCTGGAACGCAGGGTCGCCGAGCTGGAACGCGCCAACGCCACCCTGCGCGCCGACAATGAACGGCTGACCGAACGGGATCGGCTGAAGGATGAAATCCTGCCGACCGTCGCCCATGAACTGCGGGCGCCGCTGACCTCGATCCGGGCGCTGGGCGAGGTTCTGCATGACGATCCCGGTCTGGCCCCTGACCGGCGGCAAGAACTCCTGGCCGTCATCATCAAGGAAAGCGAGAGGCTGACCCGTCTGGTCAATCAGCTGCTGGACAGGGCGCGGTTGGACGGCGTGGAGATCGAGGCCGGCGCGTCGGACCGGCGGATCGCGATCATCGACGTCGGCCCGGCGCTGGCCGAGGCGGCCGCCGCGACGGCGCCGCTGTTCCTGGAACGCGACATCGCCCTGTCGGTCGATAGTCCCGCGACCCTGCCGCCGGTGCGCGGCGATGTCGACCGGGTGGTCCAGGTCATCGTCAACCTGCTGTCCAACGCCGCGAAATTCACGCCCGTCGGCGGCCGCGTCCGGCTCGAAGCCCAGCGGGACGGCGGCGTCCTGCGGGTGAGGGTGACCGACAGCGGCCCCGGTGTGGCGGCGGAGGAGCGCGAACTGGTGTTCCAGCGCTTCCACCGCTCCGCCACCGCCGTGGCGGGGGATTCCGACGGCACGGGCCTTGGTCTGGCGATCTCAAGGCGGATCGTCGAGCGTCTGGGCGGCCGGATCGGGGTGGAGGATGCGTCCACGGCAGGGCCCCCCGAGTCGGGCCATGGCGCCTCCTTCTGGTTCACTCTTCCACTTGCCGAGGCCGGGGCCGGGGCGATGCCACCGGAGCGCGACGACTGA
- a CDS encoding response regulator: MGKILVVDDERDVQTLLLQRFRRAVRAGELEFLFAHDGREALETLRAQPDIDMVLSDINMPGMDGLTLLDHLPQVNSDIRAVMVSAYGDLSNVRAAMNRGAFDFIIKPIDFADLEATIHKTLEACRAMRRLRDALQETRTAEAASRAQAARMRRVLDGSPIGVAILTEAGELVYCNQRCTDLFGLPADRLQHQCAPTLFRHVQDRLPEREAETVTLSASDEIHYVREDGRTVWMAMSVDRTSYEDQPVFIVWLYDITERKVQAEALRSAKDSAEQALADLERMQADLIRAEKMAVIAQLIAAVAHEINTPVGTALTAATHLQTASEAIILTFKGGQLRKRDFQDYVATASEVSTLLVANIERAAALIQSLKLVTEGKASSPRSRFDLRDYLSDIVLAVQVQPAASRHQLELECPHGLALDTYPGALTEVLLALLTNAFAHAFETEPTTAAIGSQDAAEDLAPLVRRPGGKVTVSVRMLPDDRVELRVSDNGRGIPPAILPRLFQPFTTTRRGTGSMGLGLYAVFNLVTGKLGGEVDVESTVGSGTSMILRLPLDAP; the protein is encoded by the coding sequence ATGGGCAAGATACTGGTTGTCGACGACGAGCGGGACGTCCAGACGCTGCTCCTGCAACGTTTCCGCCGCGCCGTCCGCGCCGGCGAGTTGGAATTCCTGTTCGCCCATGATGGGCGGGAGGCGCTGGAGACCCTGCGCGCCCAGCCCGACATCGACATGGTTCTGAGCGACATCAACATGCCCGGCATGGATGGGCTGACCCTGCTCGACCACCTGCCGCAGGTGAATTCGGACATCCGGGCGGTGATGGTGTCGGCCTATGGCGACCTGAGCAACGTGCGCGCGGCGATGAACCGTGGCGCCTTCGACTTCATCATCAAGCCCATCGACTTCGCCGACCTGGAAGCCACCATCCACAAGACGCTGGAAGCCTGCCGCGCCATGCGCCGCCTGCGCGACGCGCTACAGGAAACCCGGACGGCGGAGGCGGCATCGCGTGCCCAGGCCGCCCGCATGCGCCGGGTTCTGGACGGCAGCCCGATCGGCGTGGCGATCCTCACCGAAGCCGGAGAGCTGGTCTATTGCAACCAGCGCTGCACCGACCTGTTCGGTTTGCCCGCGGACAGGCTTCAGCACCAATGCGCCCCCACCTTGTTCCGCCATGTCCAGGACCGGCTGCCGGAACGGGAAGCCGAAACCGTGACCCTGTCGGCGTCGGACGAGATCCATTATGTGCGCGAGGACGGGCGCACGGTGTGGATGGCGATGTCGGTCGACCGCACCAGTTACGAGGATCAGCCGGTCTTCATCGTCTGGCTCTACGACATCACCGAACGAAAGGTCCAGGCCGAGGCCCTGCGCAGCGCCAAGGACTCGGCGGAACAGGCGCTGGCCGATCTGGAACGCATGCAGGCCGACCTGATCCGGGCGGAAAAAATGGCGGTGATCGCTCAACTGATCGCCGCGGTCGCGCACGAGATCAATACCCCCGTCGGCACCGCGCTGACCGCCGCCACCCATCTGCAAACCGCATCGGAAGCGATCATCCTGACCTTCAAGGGTGGCCAGCTGCGCAAGAGGGATTTCCAGGATTACGTCGCCACCGCCAGCGAGGTGTCGACCTTGCTGGTCGCCAACATCGAACGCGCCGCGGCCCTGATCCAGAGCCTGAAGCTGGTGACCGAGGGCAAGGCCAGCTCGCCGCGCAGCCGTTTCGACCTGCGCGACTATCTGTCCGACATCGTGCTGGCGGTGCAGGTGCAGCCGGCGGCATCCAGACACCAGCTGGAGCTGGAGTGTCCGCATGGGCTTGCGCTCGACACCTATCCCGGCGCGCTGACCGAAGTGCTTCTGGCGCTGTTGACCAACGCCTTCGCCCACGCCTTCGAGACGGAGCCGACGACCGCCGCCATCGGCTCGCAAGACGCCGCGGAAGACCTCGCACCCCTCGTCCGCCGCCCCGGTGGCAAGGTGACGGTTTCGGTGCGGATGCTGCCTGACGACCGGGTGGAACTGCGCGTTTCCGACAACGGACGCGGCATCCCGCCAGCCATCCTGCCGCGGCTGTTCCAGCCCTTCACCACCACGCGCCGCGGCACCGGCAGCATGGGGCTCGGGCTCTATGCCGTGTTCAATCTGGTCACCGGGAAGCTCGGCGGCGAGGTCGATGTCGAAAGCACTGTCGGAAGCGGAACCAGCATGATCCTGCGGCTGCCGCTGGACGCCCCCTGA
- a CDS encoding PAS domain-containing sensor histidine kinase, with translation MDKLTEQPIPPPQSVEEALENAHRYRASLIETMPGLIVHRGGRVLYCNTALANLLGYPTTREISALTHVLSLVPEDALQAEEKAYARCLNGELRLEARRVKRYRADSSLQWFDQLLETVDWVDGPAIMEMLTRMRHHPANADLPRQGQLLQAAIDAMPNGVLMLDKDLHLEGANSEYFRLWDYPPGMFPPGTPVSATLDYNHSRGDYGDVPRKETVEALSARLRVKGVANAEREVPNGRILDIRTAPRADGGYVITQYDITDRKRIETELREAKERAESILQELRETQQQLIVQEKMASLGQLTAGIAHELKNPLNFVNNFSDLSEELFDELLEFLNPVKSGLPSDAVEEVDSLIKDLQSNLRKIGEHGRRADRIVKSMLDHSRGGGGEWQSVDLNGLVEEALVLSYQASRTQDSGFNATLERKLDPELGELDLVPQDISRVLVNLFTNAFYALRRRQIVGADPAYRPTLTVTTRGCNDDVEIRITDNGTGVPPALIEKIFTPFFTTKPAGEGTGLGLSLSYDIVVHQHRGRFDVSSVENEFSEFVISLPRKAVAVDSGERRKR, from the coding sequence ATGGACAAGCTTACCGAGCAGCCGATTCCTCCCCCCCAGTCGGTCGAAGAGGCGCTGGAGAACGCCCACCGTTACAGGGCGTCGCTGATCGAGACGATGCCCGGGCTGATCGTCCATCGTGGCGGCCGCGTGCTCTACTGCAACACCGCGCTGGCCAATCTTCTCGGCTATCCGACGACGCGCGAAATCTCCGCCCTGACCCATGTGCTGTCCCTCGTGCCGGAGGATGCGCTCCAGGCCGAGGAGAAGGCCTATGCCCGTTGCCTCAACGGCGAATTGCGGCTGGAGGCCAGGCGGGTGAAGCGATATCGCGCCGACTCCAGCCTGCAATGGTTCGACCAGTTGCTGGAAACGGTGGATTGGGTCGACGGCCCGGCGATCATGGAGATGCTGACCCGGATGCGACACCATCCGGCGAACGCCGATCTGCCGCGCCAGGGGCAATTGCTTCAGGCCGCCATCGACGCCATGCCCAACGGCGTGTTGATGCTGGACAAGGATTTGCACCTGGAGGGCGCGAACAGCGAATATTTCCGGCTGTGGGATTATCCGCCCGGCATGTTCCCACCAGGCACCCCCGTCTCGGCAACCCTGGATTACAATCACAGCCGAGGCGACTATGGCGACGTCCCCCGGAAGGAGACGGTCGAAGCGCTCAGCGCCAGGCTGCGCGTCAAGGGGGTCGCCAACGCCGAGCGGGAAGTGCCGAACGGCCGCATCCTGGACATCAGGACCGCCCCTCGGGCCGATGGCGGCTACGTCATCACCCAATATGACATCACGGACAGGAAGCGGATCGAGACCGAGCTGCGCGAAGCCAAGGAGCGAGCCGAGTCGATCTTGCAGGAATTGCGGGAAACGCAACAGCAATTGATCGTTCAGGAAAAAATGGCCTCTCTCGGCCAACTGACCGCCGGCATTGCCCATGAACTGAAAAATCCACTGAATTTCGTCAATAATTTCTCGGATCTGAGCGAGGAGCTTTTCGACGAGCTTTTGGAGTTCCTCAACCCGGTCAAGAGCGGGCTTCCCTCCGACGCGGTGGAGGAAGTCGATTCCCTCATCAAGGACTTGCAGAGCAATCTGCGCAAGATCGGCGAGCATGGCCGACGGGCCGACCGCATCGTCAAGAGCATGCTGGATCATTCGCGCGGCGGCGGTGGAGAATGGCAATCGGTCGATCTGAATGGCTTGGTCGAGGAAGCACTCGTACTGTCCTATCAGGCGAGCAGAACACAGGATTCCGGTTTCAACGCCACGCTTGAGCGCAAGCTTGATCCGGAACTGGGCGAACTGGACTTGGTGCCGCAGGATATTTCCCGCGTCCTCGTCAATTTGTTCACCAATGCTTTCTATGCGCTGCGGCGCCGCCAGATCGTCGGCGCCGACCCCGCCTATCGCCCCACCCTGACCGTCACCACGAGAGGCTGTAACGACGATGTAGAAATTAGAATAACCGACAATGGGACCGGTGTCCCACCCGCTTTGATCGAGAAGATATTCACCCCTTTCTTCACCACGAAGCCTGCCGGCGAGGGAACCGGTTTGGGCCTTTCCCTCAGTTATGACATCGTGGTACACCAACACAGGGGTCGTTTTGACGTGTCAAGCGTCGAAAACGAGTTCAGCGAGTTTGTGATTTCGCTGCCACGCAAAGCGGTGGCTGTCGATTCAGGGGAGCGGCGGAAAAGATGA
- a CDS encoding response regulator, which produces MTLGILVVDDEPDVEDLFRQRFRAELRRGELALHFAVSAEEALRNLEEGLQPEAVLVLSDINMPGMSGLEFLEHVKASLPQVPVIVVTAYGDAENRRRALDIGATELVTKPVDFVALKKLVSSVIEQKTAA; this is translated from the coding sequence ATGACATTGGGGATTCTCGTTGTAGACGATGAGCCGGATGTCGAAGATCTGTTTCGTCAACGTTTCCGTGCGGAACTGCGCCGGGGTGAGCTGGCGCTGCATTTCGCGGTCTCGGCGGAAGAGGCGCTGCGCAACCTGGAAGAAGGCCTCCAACCCGAAGCGGTGCTCGTTCTCAGCGATATCAACATGCCCGGGATGAGCGGGCTCGAGTTCCTTGAACATGTGAAGGCCAGCCTGCCACAGGTTCCCGTGATCGTGGTGACGGCCTACGGGGACGCGGAAAACCGCCGCCGCGCCCTCGACATCGGGGCGACCGAACTGGTCACCAAGCCCGTGGATTTCGTTGCCCTGAAGAAACTGGTCAGCAGCGTGATCGAACAGAAGACGGCGGCTTGA
- the moeB gene encoding molybdopterin-synthase adenylyltransferase MoeB, with protein MSLKDRRLSELRARIPEIAVSEALAMQRGGAILVDVRDDEETAAGAPAGALRVPRGFLELRIEDGVPDPASPLLLMCAGGTRSLLAAEDLLRMGYGDVRSVRGGFSAWKAAGLPVEVPPRLDAGQRERYRRHLTMPEVGEAGQHRLLNSSVALIGAGGLGSPIALYLAAAGVGRLTLIDDDRVERSNLQRQILHAESRLGQDKVESGRAALLDLNPTITVETRKLRVEAANVLDLLAGHDVVVDGSDNLPTRYLVNDACLRLRIPVVYGAIFRFEGQVSVFGGAAPGERPCYRCLFPEPPPSEYAPSCAEAGVLGVLPGVIGTIMAAETIKLLLDLGDPLTGRLLMYDGLRGEFNELAVPVDPACSCCSGEAAELRDLAVICGPQG; from the coding sequence ATGAGCTTGAAGGATCGGCGGCTGAGCGAGTTGCGTGCCCGGATCCCGGAGATCGCGGTTTCGGAGGCGCTCGCCATGCAGCGCGGCGGCGCCATTCTCGTCGATGTCCGCGATGACGAGGAAACGGCGGCGGGCGCCCCGGCGGGGGCGCTGCGCGTGCCGCGCGGTTTTCTGGAGCTGCGCATCGAGGACGGCGTGCCCGATCCGGCGAGCCCGCTTCTGCTGATGTGCGCCGGGGGAACGCGGTCCCTGCTGGCGGCGGAAGATCTGTTGCGGATGGGGTATGGCGATGTCCGCTCCGTTCGCGGCGGTTTTTCCGCCTGGAAGGCCGCCGGTCTGCCGGTTGAGGTGCCGCCCCGTCTGGATGCCGGCCAGCGCGAGCGCTACCGCCGTCATCTGACCATGCCGGAGGTCGGGGAAGCCGGACAGCATCGTCTGTTGAACAGCAGCGTCGCCTTGATCGGCGCCGGTGGGTTGGGGTCGCCGATCGCCCTGTATCTCGCCGCCGCCGGCGTCGGGCGTCTGACCCTGATCGATGATGACCGGGTGGAGCGCAGCAACCTGCAACGCCAGATCCTTCATGCCGAAAGCCGGCTTGGCCAGGATAAGGTGGAGAGCGGACGCGCGGCTCTGCTCGATCTCAATCCGACCATCACGGTGGAGACGCGGAAGCTGCGCGTCGAAGCCGCCAATGTGCTCGATCTGCTGGCGGGGCATGATGTGGTGGTCGACGGGTCGGACAATCTGCCCACGCGCTATCTGGTGAACGATGCTTGCCTGCGTCTGCGCATCCCCGTCGTTTACGGGGCGATTTTCCGGTTCGAGGGCCAGGTTTCGGTGTTCGGCGGGGCCGCTCCGGGCGAACGCCCCTGTTACCGCTGCCTGTTTCCGGAACCGCCGCCGTCCGAATATGCGCCGTCCTGTGCCGAGGCGGGGGTGCTGGGGGTTCTGCCCGGCGTCATCGGAACCATCATGGCCGCGGAGACGATCAAGCTTCTGCTCGACCTTGGCGATCCGCTGACCGGGCGTCTGCTGATGTATGACGGCTTGCGCGGCGAGTTCAACGAGCTTGCGGTGCCGGTCGATCCCGCTTGTTCATGCTGCTCCGGCGAGGCGGCCGAGTTGCGGGATCTCGCCGTGATCTGCGGCCCGCAAGGATGA
- a CDS encoding MoaD/ThiS family protein, with translation MSDVTIRLPTPLRGFVGGRDQVTVSGGTVREALLALTAGQDIFRDRLFTTDGELRRFVNVYLGRDDVRRLGGLDAALPGGATLTLMVALAGG, from the coding sequence GTGAGCGACGTGACAATCCGGCTGCCGACCCCGCTGCGCGGTTTCGTTGGCGGGCGGGATCAGGTGACGGTGTCCGGTGGTACGGTGCGCGAGGCGCTGTTGGCGCTCACCGCCGGCCAGGATATTTTCCGGGATCGCCTGTTCACGACCGATGGTGAATTGCGGCGTTTCGTGAATGTCTATCTGGGCCGTGACGATGTGCGCAGGCTGGGCGGGCTCGATGCGGCCTTGCCGGGCGGTGCCACCCTGACGCTGATGGTCGCCCTGGCGGGCGGTTGA